A stretch of DNA from Triticum dicoccoides isolate Atlit2015 ecotype Zavitan chromosome 2A, WEW_v2.0, whole genome shotgun sequence:
TTCAGCAACTTTGCAGGATCATACTAGTCATCCTGGTCATATTCGACGAAATCGCAGGCGCCCTAATATCGAGGTACTAATCACCAATCACAACTCATTGACTCATCAAATGTGGCCGCCGTACTCGGTACTCTGCTCTACGCCTCCTTTGAAAGAAAGAAATCTGTTGTCTGACAAACCATTTCGTCGGATCGCAGGATTCCGATGTACTATGAAGTCAAGCTCGCCTTCCTCGTCTACCTCTGGTACCCACAGACAAGGGTAGGTTGCCAAGTTATGGTGGTCTGTTGATTGATCCATGTCTGAACAGAGACCTTCTGCCCGTTGACCAGGGGTCTGACATCGTGTACGAGAACTTCGTGCGGCCGCTGGTGATGCAGTACGAGCCCAACATCGAGGAGAGGCTGCGGTACCTGCGGGCCAACGCCGGCGACCTCATCGTCTTCTACCTCAAGAACTTCACCGACAGGGGATACGAGCTCTTCCTCCGGGTCCTTGACTTCGCTCAGTCGCAGGCGTCCAGTGGCTCAAGGACAAGGGTATACCCTGGATACCTTTTTTCTGTCGCTTTGGTAGCTAACTGTGTCAGATGTTACATGTCGCGATTTTGTTTGTGCTGGTGCGCAGAGGTTCTTCTCGTTCCGAGGGGACCGGGCTGAGAGGCCGAGCTTCGTCGACGACGACTACGTCCACGGCAGCGATCGGAGGAGCGCGGCCAGGCAGCGGCGACCCCGCGGTGCTGATTACTAGCGGGCTAGCTAGGATGGTCGTGGTAGGATAAGACTGCAAAGAAACCTGAATGGTTGTAGCCGACTTGTAGGACAAATATCGAAACGTAAAAATGGTTGACATGAACAGAGCTACTCCTATTTGATTGTGGATATTTAGGTGGTATAGGTTTCCATGTAACTCGATGTTCAGGCTGATTATCATTAATAGTTTAGTAAAGTAatattgttttatttttattttattttttgacccTGGATTTTCCATATTTATGCTGCTACACCAACAATCCGATTTTAAGAATTATAAGCAAAATCATTGCGATAGAACATTGAAAAACTAAAAGCTACACCAAAGCGATCTAGAATCGTTATCTCAAATTCCACCAAttgcaggggcggagccagaaaattTAGTCATTGGGTTCACTTGTTAACTCATGAGGATTTGATACGAATTAGTTAAGCATAAAAGCTATTTTACACCATCTTACAACACCCAAAATAACAAAACAAATAGAAATATGATAGTACCTACTACATATTTTGCTATGTTAATAGTTGAAGAGTATAAGACATACCAGTTGGGTGAAATTCTAAAACCACTTGTTTAGATACTATAAATAAATTAGTACCCAAATAACTTCATAGCTCCTCATCTTTCTGAAAACAGTAAACACATGACAAGTTAGTTTGACAAGTTTAATATAAGTACCATCAAGCCAAAAAAGAAGAAGTAAAGTTGCTCATATTTTAGAGTTTCTCCTTTTTATTTGTCTCATTATCTTAAAAAGACCAAACACTGGATCATTACGAATGGTAGAAAACATATATTTCTTCCCATAGCAAATTAGACAATCATTTATAAACCGTTCACCCATTTTGTTGCACCGCTTTTCTTTGGCATCATTAAATTGCCGTTGAGTATCTTCAAATTTCTCTCTGTGGATAAACAAACTTAGCCAGTGGTTTCTAATTCCCGCAGTTAAATATTTGCGTGTAATCTCAACTTGCTCCTGGCGTTTACTTGTGTATTATGAAATTCTCTGCCAATCCGTTGGATCATTAGGCAACTGATCCAAATTAATTCCTCCAATGTGTGAGAAGACTAATTGCAATGACATATTTGATGAATTTTGCCTACATCTAACAGGTCATCTTAACATGTCTGCATCTTTGTCTTGATGTGGTGATCGATTCCTCTTTTAAGAATATTGTTCCATCATCTGGATCAATCAAAGTCCGTGATGTACATTAGCAAACTACAGCAGAAATATTGTCATGGTACTAGACTATTATGCTAGACAGAACTGCAATCTCACAAGTCTGTACCTTCAATTTGGAATTGAATTGACGGCTTGCCGCTGGGTTCTGATGATGGATGGATGGACGAACAGAAGAGACGAGAGGAGAGAGGCCAGAGGTGAATTGGCGAATTGAACGagtaaaggcgtggcggcggctgcGTAGGAATCGTATGTGTACAGTTCACGATTGAGAgaccttttttttttttgaggatcgaTTGAGAGACCTGGGTAGCTGTGGGCACCGAGGCAATTTACTTATGGGCCTTTGGGCCGTTTTAGCCTATCCACCGAGGCAGTTCACGAGATTGATGGGGTCAGCCTAATCTTTTTACTGGGTTCAGGCGTACAAACTACCTGCCGATACGTACGTAGCTACCAAGTTTCGTTGGGTTCAACTACACCCAACCATACAACGGTGGCCCCGCCACTGACCAATTGCATCACGATGTTCTTCCATGTAAATGGTAGCAAAGCAGAGTATTTTCTTTCTTATAAAAAGGGGGAAAATGGAGAAGATCAGTACTTGCACAGGCTAGACTAACCTCAAAGAAATCGGAAAAGAACATACCTGCGCATGATAGACTATCTGCAAAGGTTTGAATAGTTGCATGAGTCGTCTACAAAAAAAGTGAAAATAGTAGACCCTTGAACACATTGTGGTCTAGGACACTCCCCACATAATGCAGATGAATTGAATTGCCGCCACGTTGTTGTGGAACTTAGGAAGAAGACAATGATCATGATAAAATAAAGTAGGAGAAGCTGAAACACCACTAGCCCCAGACAACAGCTACAAAGGCACGCCGGAACAGAGATGGAGCTAGGAGATATTTATTCCAcacaacatatctcaagtattgaaACTCCATTGACGAGGGCACACAAAGCAAGCATGAAAACCTTAAGTAAAGATCTGGAGTTTCACCCACCTCTTAGTGGCAAATACACCGGCAAAGATGAGGGGAACTGGGAGACAATCATGGTACCGTCGGCTATGTGTTCTCCTCCGcgtgatcatatatatatatataggctttGCTCCCGCTAGCCCAACACGAATCGTAGCTTCATTCAGATTGGGTCTGCTTTCAAAGCCAAGTCTCGCCTAGCACTTAGTTGGCCTGACCCATATAACCCTATGGTATGAACAAATTAACATGCATGCGGCATTTTGTCGGATAGAAAGTAAAATGTCGCATGTTGTAATGCCAATTAGTGGATCTCTCAAATATCTGAAAGATCAGGTGTGGAAGCATGCTCAAGGATGAATTGAGCAACNNNNNNNNNNNNNNNNNNNNNNNNNNNNNNNNNNNNNNNNNNNNNNNNNNNNNNNNNNNNNNNNNNNNNNNNNNNNNNNNNNNNNNNNNNNNNNNNNNNNNNNNNNNNNNNNNNNNNNNNNNNNNNNNNNNNNNNNNNNNNNNNNNNNNNNNNNNNNNNNNNNNNNNNNNNNNNNNNNNNNNNNNNNNNNNNNNNNNNNNNNNNNNNNNNNNNNNNNNNNNNNNNNNNNNNNNNNNNNNNNNNNNNNNNNNNNNNNNNNNNNNNNNNNNNNNNNNNNNNNNNNNNNNNNNNNNNNNNNNNNNNNNNNNNNNNNNNNNNNNNNNNNNNNNNNNNNNNNNNNNNNNNNNNNNNNNNNNNNNNNNNNNNNNNNNNNNNNNNNNNNNNNNNNNNNNNNNNNNNNNNNNNNNNNNNNNNNNNNNNNNNNNNNNNNNNNNNNNNNNNNNNNNNNNNNNNNNNNNNNNNNNNNNNNNNNNNNNNNNNNNNNNNNNNNNNNNNNNNNNNNNNNNNNNNNNNNNNNNNNNNNNNNNNNNNNNNNNNNNNNNNNNNNNNNNNNNNNNNNNNNNNNNNGTGGAGTGTCTCATTGAACCAGAGTTTCTAGTGAGGAAGAAAGCATGGAAAAAGGAAACCTCAATGGATGTTGTAGGAGATAATGACATGACCTACATTTTGTGGTGACTTGGGATTAAGGGACACTGAACTCTTTAACATTGCGTTGCTTGCATGTCAAGCACAACAAATCATACGATCTCCATAAATTCTACATTCATGAATACTAAAAGCATTCTACATGGCAAGTGCAAACATTTTGTAGGATAAATTAGACTCGAGGTCATCAATATTTAGCATCCATCCGTGAGGGCCGAGTCATCCTCCAGCGCGCGGGTTTGGCTTGATAATTAGATTTCATGCAAGGAGAGACTGTGGCATGTTCAACCGCACTTTTGTGTAAATGGGCTTATCGATAAATACTCTAGTGTCTAGGACACCAATACGTGGAGAACATTTCCGTTCACGTGGATGCAATCACCGACGTACTGGCTTCTAGTCCTGGAACTTTAAAAGGACCACATGTACTTTATTAAGTCAGTGTATGGAATGCTAGTGCACACCAAAAACGTGTGTTTGGGTTGGATCAATGGGAGATCAAGCACTAGATTATTGAGGCCTGAGAGTTGGTAGGTTGGAAGCTTGAACAATGGTCATACTTTTCCACCTTGTAACATCCcatatttttaatttggaatgttatacactagatcatctttgcatatcatatttattgcattttggttaattctagaaatttttcgcaactcaaggaccctcggagagagttggggatttcgttattttcatatttgagttgtctcaaattttgaaaataggattatttgattttatttattttatctttaattatttctactacaaaaatatgagagagggaataaaatgactttcccaaagtaaAGAAATatagaggatttaataaaaaaatcaaataagattttatttggttttatttgctattttatttgaatttaggaaaaatgcgcgtttttcaaaattacatttaggccccaaataaatgttcatcatgtgcggcttgattttagaagccgggggaaatttatttcgggatttttagagtccatttagtatttctttcgttattttttctgcgcggaattatttaagaaaacaaaagtccgaaccgaccctgggccgtaaccggccaggactccgcctggccggggctttataagccgccgccccggggccTGAGCCAGCCCaacccgcgccccaaaccctagccgcgcccgatccgcctcgccgccccggggcccgagccagcccaacccgcgccccaaaccctagccgcgcccgatccgcctcgccgccgccccgccgcccgctgcCCGAGGTAGCCGTCGTCGTCGGCGGTTTTCCTCAGAAAACCGCCtggttttttagatccgtttttagaacggtttagttatttagcgagtgatcgctcgttcgttcgttttaacgaacgcgttcttcgtttaaatccagttaacgaacgttcattcgttaaactgttcatcatttttctttttctcagatttaatccgtgattttcttatcgcgatttctgatccgattttcgttttatttTAACTTTTTGTTCGTTTATCgtaatcagacgattcaagcgcctgaagtttcgtctcgaaaccctctttccgtttaaccaacttaaaaaaGTTTTTGCTTCTATAAAAATTTCCTTAGATCcaaaatagtaaatgaagcctgtttcttttgccgtttgtcttttgttgcttcgttcgattcgattctttttgccaaccgcagttcttaagttaaactttctggttaaattttttatttgagttttacctgtgcattaattgagtacttattgtgcgcttgtttgtttgcgttagagtacccggagtgcgccgcctgttacttcgaatcgctaggtttcccagatcatcagcaagacaagtaacactttgatcatacctcctactatccagttttattgcattacatcaatccttacacattgcaggattaggatctaattaaattgtgggtttgggaagtagttgaggtagtacctattacctgtctaATTATCACACctctgggagttacttctgcgtttgcttattattgctatgctatgctagtagacgtggattgggtgagtgtatccatgatagatgtgagtcttgttaattaatggtttacttaaggtggcaacctaaacacacatctgggtggattgaggcacctgggtattccaggattgcctattttttttgaccgccacccaggctcaaagggatcatgagatttttcatgctaaaaacttccgtgtgcagccacaagctattatgggctctagcatagttgactaagtcgtgcgaactcttacagtggtagactagcagatgtaggggatgtaggtgatatggtctacccatcgtaaggtgctagcgcttctgaaagactatgtctcggtcatttgtttctcaaacaccgtgtagtgcgagaaaccaaacggaggcgatcgagtcttgtgaagaaaagtgcgcaaatctctgcagagtgtataaactaatcatgattagccgtgtccccggttatggacatcttgagtatctagtacctggattatcatgtgaatctcaacatgttactttaaagattaattttgttgggtttgtttaatgatgatgtttaattgggattgagaatgctgtcaaccattctcaatgtttaacaaccaccatattagttaaataaatttattctttgcagtagggaaaaattggctttacgcaaaactgtaaccatagagccttccaccagccaaatatgcatatagtataactGTTtctttccattattctctatgtgttacattgctagcatattccatgtgctgacccgttttcgggctgcaacgttaatgctgcagacttttcagacgaagattaaggagttttaggccgtggttctatactcagtgatgccgttggagttgatggactcacttatcttccaagccttccgctgttatcgttgttagatggccttaagccatttttattgtaataagttatttttggagacactcgatgtaataagtgtgtgattgctactctgctataaatccttcaagtactgtatggtgtcagcattactgatccaaggatgacaccggagcacagagattggaccgtttgaggtctggttgctacaagatggtatcagagcacacgctgactataggacacgaccactaagctaaagacctagatcactactcactgtcttctcttctgacctctcatcttttctactcttttaggatggcggatgcaaggaacaagttcactcaaccggaagaagatacaccctttggacgtcacttgaaggaagtcactagatacctgaacataggagtaccaagcttcaccggaacctacaacgccaccttacctgaagaagagcgctggatggttcaagttcaagttccaggaaggacgttcatgccagtcattgagcccataaagttttcttttgatgcaccaacttggaatctaggaaagagcatggcagctcacatcgccatgggacgcattggagaagtctaccgcaatgatctcaaggatactatctaccagatttgtgggcgccgagatgagcactgggagatgatcagcaccagaaaggatcgatcaattgcagcttttatccaggagttaaaccagcacattcgacgtcaggagaaccagatgtgcgccgacatgatagacttgaagaaggcaaagacaagaatcaaggaactggaggaagaactcaaggctacacgtgaagattttgaagaggaaattgaagtattagtggaaaagaatgacgatctgatcaagaagattggaatattcatgggagaccctacaccggtagaagaagacgaagaacccaaggagattcgcccggaagactacatcatcatcgacgacacctactcggatccagatgatagcgatgatgactatgttgatgaagctggagccgaTATCATGGAATCTGCAACCGAAGCATATTTCTAGTAGActaccccaacagtagtagtagtccaccatgtaaatatagtagcccgagcacttttgcgatagttagatcgattgtatgcccttatttgattgattgaatgaagtgaattgtttgcttttttgcctcatgtgcatatgggtagtgttttctctttaggccccctctattcttaaatctcatcttttctaaaccctcagatgcctctgagacgtgaccccggatttaccttcccaccggagctcactcagttgatccagcagcagaacacattaatgcagttactagtccagaatcagaaccaggggaacaacaacaacccaccaccaccaccaccacctgttgatcacttagcccgttttcttaggctgaatccgccggtgttttccagtagcaccgagccgatagtagcagatgattggctccgcaagacagctaaaagttgaccacagcaggatgcactgatgcggagaaggtgaagttttccgcacatcagcttgaaggacccgcagcatcatggtgggagaatttcacagccactttccctatcaatactatcacatgggaccagtttcagcaggcttttcgtactgcccatgtttcagcaggagctatggccatgaagaagcgagagtttcgcaacttgcgccaaggaggacggacagttggccagtatgtggaggactttagtaagttagcacgttatgccccagatgacattgctacggatgcagctaagcaggagaagtttctggaaggactgaatgatgagttgggcatgcagttgatggtagcaaccttcaacaactaccaagagttggtagatcgtgctcttatgattgaagggaagcagcagcaaatcgagaatcgcaagaggaagtatgcacaaggaaagtacaattcaggagatcAGCAGAAGCCATgatttacccctaggccgggaggacattttcagcatacccatggaggaggtagttcgcacaatcacaatggccccaggaatggtaatgggaatggaggaagtaacggccagaaccgcaccaacccatcaacccagccaagaaagacctgagccaagtcacttgctttaagtgccagaagaccagacattatgccaatgaatgtcctgaatcccagaatggaaatggcaatgaaagctctgggaagaagccgaaccctttcaacaggggacaggtgaaccacgttaacgtggaggaggttgaagagcagccggatgcagtaatcggtaagtttttggttaagtcgtttattgcactcattcttttcgatactggtgcatcacattcatacatatcaaggggatttgtggataagtataaactgccaacccaagcccttaggtcacccacgtTAGTAACTTCGCCTGGagtagaatatatggctagtctatggtgtgatcggttaccattaagaattggtaactatgttttcccctcagacctaatagtgttggaatcccaaggattggatgtgatattaggcatggattggttatcaaagtatgaaggaaatattgaatgtgccagtaagtcaattttacttaccaccccataagggagaaggatcaagtatgtatcccgacatgtgccaaagaggactcaagtaaattgtttaaccagagttgtgcaggaggaagtaccagtagtgaaggatttccccgaagtatttccagaagagttgccaggcatgccaccggatagagatattgagtttttgattgagcttttgccaggcacagggccaatatcaaagagaccatataggatgcctgcaaaggatttggtgaaaattaagaagcagattaaggagttactggataaaggatatattcgcccaagttcatcgccttggggatcgccagtacttctagtggagaagaaggatggatcgttaaggatggttgtcgattatcgtggattgaatgaagtaaccataaaAAACAAGTacccctaccgatgatcaatgatctgtttgatcgattgcatggAGCTAagatattttccaagatcgatctgcgatcaggataccacaagTTGAAGATTcaggaacaggatatacccaagacggcttttaccaccaggtatggtctgtacgagtataccgttatgtcatttggtctgactaacgcacatgcatattttatgaacatgatgaacaaggtgtttatggagtttctggataagttcgtcgtagtgttcattgatgatatcctgatttactcaaagaatgaagaggagaataaggagcatttgcgtttggttcttggaaagctcagagaacatcaattatatgccaaatttagcaaatatgagttttggttgaaggaagttggatttctcgaacacgttatatccggagaaggtatagcagtagatcccactaaagttgataccgtgaccaagtgggaagcaccaaccaccgtgggagagatccggagttttcttggactcacaggatactactggaggtttattgagaacttctcaaagattgcgaagcctatgacggagttgttgaagaaggataccaagttcatatggacggaggaatgtgaggctagttttcaggagttgaagaaacgtttggttacctcacccgtgttgattttaccggaccagaccaaggattatgaggtgtattgcgacgcttcacgacgaggacttggagcagtgcttatgcaggaaggcagagttgtttcatatgcctcacgacagcttaagcctcatgagttgaattatgccacgcatgatttggagttagcagccgtagtgcatgcattgaagacttggagacattttctgattggaaaccattgcgaggtgtacacggatcacaagagtttgaagtatattttcacacagaaggagttgaacctcagacaaaggagatggttggagctcatcaaggattatgatatgaaattgcattatcaccccggaaaggctaacgtagtagctgacgcattaagccgtaagagccatgtcaacaccctaatgacgggagatttaccaggggagttagccaaaaatctacgagagctatgtttggaaatagttccaagaggctatgtagcagcattggagattcagtctactttgatggataagatcagaaaagctcaaaggactgacaaggaaattgcttctattaaggagaaaatgagcaaaggaaaagctaagggatttcgtgaggatgagcacgataccttatggtttgaagatcgtgtctatgtaccaaatgatccggagattaggaagctaattctgcaagaggcccatgactcaccatactcgattcacccaggaaatatcaagatgtatttggatttgaaggatattttttggtggaccggaatgaagaaggatattgcggaatatgtagcagcttgtgatgtatgtcagagagtgaaggcagagcatcagaagccagcaggattgctacaaccattgctgatacccgaatggaagtgggataagctaggcatggattttattacaggattgcccagaacacgtttaggctatgactcgatatgtgttatagtcgatcgtttgacaaaggtagctcattttattccagtgaagactacctataccagtgcaaagttggcaaagatatacatgaccaggatcgtatgtctgcatggagttccaaggagcattatatcagatagaggaacccagtttacctcaaagttatggaatcagttgcatgagactttgggaaccagactggagtttagcacagctttccacccgcagacagatggacagaccagagagtcaattagattttggaggatatgctaagagcttgtgcgctagattatggatctagttgggatgagaattttccatatgcagagttctcttacaacaacagctatcaaaccagtttgaagatggcccctttcgaagccttgtacggaaggaggtgcaggaccccattgtcctgggatgaagttggagatcgccagttgtttggaccggatctgataaacgagtctgaacagaaagtgaaattatttcgcgacaggctgaaggtagctcaatccaggcagaagagttatgcagattctaaacgcaaggagacagtttacgaagtcggagaccgagtctatcttcgagtatcaccactacgAGGAGTTAAGCgcgttggagttaagggaaagctagcgccacattttgtaggcccataccaagttttggagcgtatgggagaagtagcctacaaattGGACTTACccgaaggactatcaggagttcacgatgtgttcc
This window harbors:
- the LOC119355113 gene encoding HVA22-like protein i isoform X2, translated to MYYEVKLAFLVYLWYPQTRGSDIVYENFVRPLVMQYEPNIEERLRYLRANAGDLIVFYLKNFTDRGYELFLRVLDFAQSQASSGSRTRRFFSFRGDRAERPSFVDDDYVHGSDRRSAARQRRPRGADY
- the LOC119355113 gene encoding putative HVA22-like protein g isoform X1 yields the protein MSVELLTKFLTVLFGYAMPALECFKAVEQRTGRTDQLRFWCQYWIILVILVIFDEIAGALISRIPMYYEVKLAFLVYLWYPQTRGSDIVYENFVRPLVMQYEPNIEERLRYLRANAGDLIVFYLKNFTDRGYELFLRVLDFAQSQASSGSRTRRFFSFRGDRAERPSFVDDDYVHGSDRRSAARQRRPRGADY